One window of Quercus robur chromosome 5, dhQueRobu3.1, whole genome shotgun sequence genomic DNA carries:
- the LOC126727888 gene encoding putative leucine-rich repeat receptor-like protein kinase At2g19210, producing the protein MVLRAWLVFVLLISILDNLKLAKGDSTEHTRRRLVDQTPGFISIDCGATSDYLDEGTGIFYKSDSGFIDTGTNNVISPEYYSSMVSPNYVRQIKNLRSFPQGTKNCYTLKPEQGKNSNYLIRAFFFYGNYDNKNQPPKFDVYVGVNFWTTVDFSELYPLYPPWETFPDIIHVPLSDTVYVCLINTGSGIPFISTLELRPLSKSIYPTNFGALSFGLRLDIGTSSMYLIRYEDDVYDRLWFSQSTLSSNWVAINTSSVINTQDSNDSYQPPAQVLRTAVQPPSGHNALTYVPSYGTNKPYIGGKYYVCFHFAEIAKPTQGKKREFIIDVEGGNYTSEPITLEYLKPLSICPQNGQPFEGHFSFSINATTESGLPHIVNAIEKYSVISLPYKPSIITS; encoded by the exons GTTTCATAAGCATCGATTGTGGGGCAACCAGCGATTATTTGGATGAAGGCACTGGTATATTTTACAAGTCAGATTCAGGTTTTATAGATACTGGGACAAATAACGTCATATCCCCCGAGTACTACTCTTCAATGGTTTCTCCTAACTATGTACGGCAAATAAAAAATCTGAGAAGCTTCCCGCAAGGAACAAAAAATTGTTACACCTTGAAACCTGAACAAGGCAAAAACAGTAACTATCTTATCAgggctttctttttttatggaaattatGACAACAAGAATCAACCTCCAAAGTTTGACGTATACGTTGGGGTTAATTTTTGGACCACGGTGGATTTTAGCGAGTTATATCCGTTATATCCACCATGGGAAACTTTTCCGGATATCATTCATGTTCCCTTGTCTGATACCGTATATGTTTGTTTGATAAACACGGGGTCTGGAATACCGTTCATTTCCACCTTGGAATTACGTCCTTTGAGTAAGTCCATTTATCCAACTAATTTTGGAGCACTAAGTTTTGGCTTGCGATTAGACATTGGCACCTCAAGTATGTACTTGATCAG GTACGAGGACGATGTTTATGATCGCTTATGGTTTTCTCAAAGTACGTTGTCATCAAACTGGGTTGCAATCAATACCTCCTCAGTTATTAACACTCAGGACAGCAATGATAGTTATCAACCACCAGCACAAGTGTTGAGAACTGCCGTTCAACCACCTAGTGGTCACAATGCCTTGACTTATGTCCCCAGTTATGGAACTAATAAACCATACATTGGTGGTAAATATTATGTTTGCTTTCACTTTGCTGAGATTGCTAAGCCTACCCAAGGCAAGAAGAGAGAATTCATTATTGATGTGGAGGGCGGAAACTACACCTCAGAACCTATAACTCTTGAATACTTAAAGCCGCTGTCCATATGCCCCCAAAATGGACAACCATTCGAGGGGCATTTTAGTTTTTCAATTAATGCAACAACGGAGTCTGGCCTTCCCCACATCGTCAATGCAATTGAGAAATATAGTGTAATTTCTCTTCCGTATAAACCATCGATTATTACCTCGTAA